In Vicinamibacteria bacterium, a single window of DNA contains:
- a CDS encoding energy transducer TonB, with protein MEQSKEMFEALVVTKPNRSARQGRTLTLPLSVAVHAVVFSAVVVIPVLTSEGLPDPTGSAVRAFFAEPVAPPPPPPPPAKAPAARVEPTPPVTPPTAFTSPVETPDQVVPETAAGLGLDSGPEGVEGGVPGGVVGGIVGGLPDAPPPPQPVRVGGVIKVPKKLRHVDPVYPRIAAVARVQGIVVLECLLSPEGRVAEVKVLQGIPLLDEAAVQAVKQWVFTPTLFNGVPVPAIMTVNVRFAL; from the coding sequence ATGGAGCAATCGAAAGAGATGTTCGAGGCCCTCGTGGTCACGAAGCCGAACCGCTCGGCGAGGCAAGGCCGCACGCTGACGCTGCCCCTCTCGGTTGCGGTGCACGCGGTCGTGTTCAGCGCGGTGGTCGTGATCCCCGTACTGACCTCGGAGGGGCTGCCGGACCCCACTGGTTCGGCGGTCCGTGCGTTCTTTGCGGAGCCGGTGGCGCCGCCGCCCCCGCCTCCGCCGCCCGCGAAGGCCCCCGCTGCTCGGGTCGAGCCCACGCCGCCCGTCACCCCCCCTACCGCCTTCACCTCCCCCGTGGAGACGCCCGATCAAGTCGTGCCCGAAACGGCGGCGGGGTTGGGATTGGATAGCGGCCCCGAAGGTGTGGAGGGCGGGGTCCCCGGGGGTGTGGTGGGAGGCATTGTCGGCGGCTTGCCAGACGCTCCCCCCCCGCCCCAACCCGTGCGCGTCGGCGGCGTCATCAAGGTGCCGAAGAAGCTCCGACACGTGGACCCTGTGTATCCCCGCATCGCGGCGGTTGCCCGTGTCCAGGGCATTGTCGTCCTGGAGTGCCTCTTGAGCCCGGAGGGAAGAGTGGCGGAGGTGAAGGTCCTACAGGGCATTCCCCTGCTGGACGAGGCGGCCGTCCAAGCCGTCAAGCAGTGGGTGTTCACTCCGACCCTCTTCAACGGCGTGCCGGTTCCCGCGATCATGACCGTGAACGTCCGTTTCGCCCTCTAG
- a CDS encoding phosphotyrosine protein phosphatase: MRILFVCTANVDRSRTAEDLYAGDPRYEVRSAGTAPFATVPLTRELLLWADRVFVMSEREDRHETLIKIRFPEIDRPVTDLDIEDRWPRGHPDLVRQVLRKLVPHIGAPREATSGPRKS; this comes from the coding sequence ATGCGTATATTGTTCGTTTGCACCGCCAACGTGGACCGAAGCCGCACCGCCGAGGATCTGTATGCGGGGGACCCCCGCTATGAGGTGCGCTCCGCGGGCACCGCCCCCTTTGCCACCGTGCCTCTCACGCGGGAGCTGCTGCTGTGGGCGGACCGGGTTTTCGTGATGTCCGAGCGCGAGGACCGCCACGAGACCCTGATCAAGATTCGCTTCCCGGAGATCGACCGGCCCGTGACCGACCTGGACATCGAGGACCGCTGGCCCCGTGGCCACCCTGACTTGGTGCGCCAGGTGCTCAGGAAGCTGGTCCCCCACATCGGTGCGCCGCGGGAAGCCACGTCCGGACCGAGAAAGTCCTGA
- a CDS encoding PAS domain S-box protein, which translates to MSDRTPLAASLRAFSGWAALVVAATGTFVLAGWALDVGALKSIAPGLATMKANTALAFLLSGAALWLLQEKRAGRYVNLARALALAVALIGLLSVLENLLGWDLGIDQLLVPNSSPAGLAGAPGRMALATALNFLLLGLALLFLDAPGSATDYPAAAAGTVSLIAVIGYAYGIRALYSVGAFASVALHTAIGFAILSIGILAARPERGLTALVTNARPGGTLMRTLLLPAVVIPIVLGWLCLQGQRAGLYGTEFGVALFAMSNIVVFLGLAAWTGRSLDKSDAERRQAESALRRSEGRMKSVLEAALDAVVGMDAQGLVISWNPRAEAIFGWSGSEAVGRRLADLIIPPRYREAHTEGLARFLATGEGSVIGRRSELSALRRDGSEFPVELTVTVLKEGDATLFSAFVADITERKHLETQLLQAQKIDSVGRLAGGVAHDFNNLLGVITGYGELLKQRIPDEPLLKRYVSDILKAADRAAGLTRQLLAFSRKQVLQPSILDLNTVVGEMEKMLRRLIGEDIQLVTIFDERLQRVQADPGQIEQVLMNLAVNARDAMPRGGRLTIETANVDLDAAYSRSRPGVTPGPHVMLAVSDTGHGMDSEVLGHIFEPFFTTKAPGKGTGLGLATVHGIVKQSGGHIFVYSEPEHGTTFKVYLPCLEEAEAIVETTPVPEAGPEHGSETVLLVEDEESLRSIVREILEASGYTVIEARHAGHALEIAEGHPAPIHLLMTDVVMPGMSGSELVVRLAPSHAETRVLYMSGYTNDAVVLHGVLAAEVAFLQKPFTAEALARKVREVLDR; encoded by the coding sequence ATGAGCGATCGGACTCCCCTCGCGGCATCGCTCCGAGCCTTCTCCGGGTGGGCTGCCCTGGTTGTCGCCGCCACGGGCACCTTCGTGCTCGCGGGCTGGGCGCTGGACGTTGGCGCGCTGAAAAGCATCGCCCCCGGTCTCGCGACCATGAAAGCCAACACCGCGCTCGCCTTCCTCCTTTCGGGGGCGGCGCTTTGGCTGCTTCAGGAGAAGCGCGCCGGACGATACGTTAACCTTGCCAGGGCCCTCGCCCTCGCCGTGGCCCTTATCGGGCTGCTCAGTGTTCTCGAAAACCTGCTCGGCTGGGACCTGGGCATCGATCAGCTCCTCGTCCCAAATTCCTCTCCCGCTGGGTTGGCTGGCGCCCCCGGCCGCATGGCCCTGGCCACCGCCCTGAACTTCCTACTCCTAGGGCTCGCGCTCCTTTTTCTCGACGCCCCGGGAAGCGCGACGGACTATCCGGCCGCGGCCGCGGGAACCGTGTCCCTCATCGCCGTCATTGGCTACGCTTACGGCATTAGGGCCCTCTACAGCGTCGGCGCCTTCGCCAGCGTCGCGCTCCACACCGCCATCGGGTTCGCAATTTTGAGCATTGGCATCCTGGCCGCGCGCCCGGAGCGAGGCCTCACGGCCCTGGTCACGAACGCCCGGCCGGGCGGAACCCTGATGCGGACGCTGCTCCTCCCCGCGGTGGTGATTCCTATCGTGCTTGGTTGGCTGTGTCTCCAGGGCCAGCGGGCGGGACTCTACGGCACCGAGTTCGGCGTCGCGCTGTTCGCCATGTCGAACATCGTGGTGTTCCTCGGGCTAGCGGCCTGGACGGGTCGGTCCCTGGACAAGAGCGATGCGGAACGCCGACAGGCAGAGTCGGCGCTGCGGAGGAGCGAGGGCAGGATGAAGTCGGTCCTCGAGGCCGCTCTCGACGCCGTGGTCGGAATGGATGCCCAGGGGCTCGTCATTTCCTGGAACCCCCGCGCGGAAGCCATTTTCGGATGGTCGGGGAGCGAGGCCGTCGGCCGCCGGCTGGCGGACCTAATCATCCCGCCCCGCTACCGCGAGGCCCACACGGAGGGCCTGGCGCGATTTCTGGCCACCGGCGAAGGCTCGGTCATCGGCCGCCGGAGCGAGCTCAGTGCCCTGCGGAGGGACGGCTCGGAGTTTCCGGTGGAGCTCACCGTCACTGTCCTCAAGGAAGGCGACGCCACCCTTTTTAGCGCCTTCGTCGCCGACATCACGGAACGAAAGCACCTCGAGACCCAGCTCCTTCAGGCGCAGAAGATAGACTCCGTAGGCCGGCTCGCGGGTGGGGTCGCCCACGACTTCAACAACCTCTTGGGTGTCATCACCGGTTATGGAGAGCTGCTCAAACAGCGGATCCCCGACGAGCCGCTGCTCAAGAGATACGTGAGCGACATCCTGAAGGCCGCAGATCGCGCCGCCGGCCTGACCCGCCAACTCCTTGCTTTCAGTCGGAAGCAGGTACTGCAGCCTTCAATTCTCGACCTCAACACCGTGGTAGGCGAGATGGAGAAGATGCTGCGGCGCCTGATTGGCGAGGACATCCAACTCGTAACCATCTTCGATGAGCGTCTGCAACGAGTGCAGGCGGATCCGGGGCAGATAGAGCAGGTCCTCATGAATCTGGCCGTCAATGCGCGCGACGCAATGCCCCGGGGCGGCCGACTGACAATCGAGACTGCCAACGTAGACCTTGACGCCGCCTACTCCCGATCGCGTCCTGGGGTCACGCCCGGCCCTCACGTGATGCTGGCCGTCAGCGACACCGGGCACGGCATGGATTCGGAGGTTCTGGGCCACATCTTCGAACCCTTTTTCACGACCAAGGCGCCGGGCAAGGGTACGGGGCTGGGTCTGGCGACCGTCCACGGAATCGTGAAACAGAGCGGGGGCCATATCTTCGTGTACAGCGAGCCCGAGCACGGCACCACCTTCAAGGTGTACCTGCCCTGCCTCGAAGAGGCGGAGGCAATCGTGGAGACGACGCCCGTCCCGGAGGCCGGACCCGAGCACGGCTCGGAGACCGTCCTGCTGGTGGAGGACGAAGAATCGCTCCGGAGCATCGTGCGGGAGATCCTTGAAGCCAGCGGCTACACCGTCATCGAAGCGCGTCACGCGGGTCATGCCCTCGAGATCGCAGAAGGGCACCCCGCCCCCATCCACCTCCTTATGACGGATGTCGTGATGCCGGGCATGAGTGGAAGCGAGTTGGTGGTGCGCCTAGCGCCGTCCCACGCCGAGACGAGAGTGCTTTACATGTCCGGCTACACTAACGACGCCGTCGTCCTCCACGGCGTGCTGGCGGCGGAGGTCGCTTTTCTACAGAAGCCGTTCACCGCGGAGGCGTTGGCGCGAAAAGTTCGGGAGGTACTCGACCGTTAG
- a CDS encoding vanadium-dependent haloperoxidase yields the protein MLQVTRCRSAAILAAAITVFFMGTPELARGDVLWDWTDAAMTAASGAKQLPFEQTRTLAILHVAMFDAVDAIERSYAPYRQPPVPAPGASPQAAAAAAGHGVLSGLFPEQRATWDALLASSLSALPGGPRQGGIELGARVGATMVALRAQDGADARNAYRPLTAPGSYVPTALPVGSIWGQVTPWALTSGAQFRAGPPPDLKSATWAKDYNEVKALGEKRSPTRTPQQTEVARFWSIVGPASWLPVVRNLTAAPGRSLVQNARLLALVSMATADSYIAVFDAKYHYQFWRPITAIRNGDLDGNDATAPEATWEPLIDTPMHPEYPCAHCINSGAAAAVLEAEFGAGELPAIRMTSAALPGVTHQWTRIRDYAAEVSNARIWGGIHYRNSAEVGAAMGRQIGEWALKTQLGPQGTPRPAR from the coding sequence ATGCTCCAGGTCACCCGATGTCGGTCGGCGGCGATCCTTGCCGCCGCCATCACCGTGTTCTTCATGGGCACGCCCGAACTGGCCCGGGGCGACGTGCTTTGGGATTGGACCGATGCGGCCATGACGGCGGCCAGCGGGGCGAAGCAGCTACCCTTCGAGCAGACCCGGACCCTGGCCATACTGCACGTGGCCATGTTTGATGCGGTGGACGCGATCGAGCGCAGCTACGCACCCTACCGACAACCACCGGTCCCTGCCCCCGGCGCCTCGCCGCAGGCTGCAGCGGCGGCGGCCGGGCATGGGGTGTTGTCCGGGCTCTTCCCTGAGCAGCGGGCCACCTGGGACGCGCTCCTCGCGAGCTCGCTCTCCGCCCTTCCCGGCGGCCCGCGTCAAGGAGGGATCGAGCTCGGGGCGCGGGTTGGCGCCACCATGGTGGCGCTTCGCGCCCAAGACGGCGCGGACGCCCGCAACGCCTATCGGCCGCTCACCGCGCCGGGAAGCTACGTCCCGACGGCGCTGCCCGTGGGAAGTATCTGGGGACAGGTGACGCCGTGGGCCTTGACGTCGGGCGCCCAGTTTCGCGCCGGCCCCCCTCCGGATCTGAAGAGCGCAACCTGGGCGAAGGACTACAACGAGGTCAAGGCGCTCGGGGAGAAGCGGAGCCCGACGCGCACCCCCCAGCAAACCGAGGTGGCGCGATTCTGGAGCATTGTAGGCCCCGCCTCCTGGCTGCCCGTCGTCCGCAACCTCACGGCCGCCCCCGGCCGATCGCTGGTGCAGAACGCGCGTCTGCTCGCCTTGGTCTCAATGGCCACCGCGGACAGCTACATCGCCGTCTTCGATGCCAAGTACCACTACCAGTTCTGGCGGCCCATCACCGCCATCCGCAATGGCGACCTCGACGGCAACGATGCCACCGCTCCCGAGGCGACCTGGGAGCCGCTCATCGACACCCCCATGCACCCCGAGTATCCGTGTGCCCACTGCATCAACTCGGGGGCGGCGGCGGCGGTGCTGGAGGCGGAGTTCGGCGCGGGTGAGCTGCCCGCGATTCGCATGACCAGCGCCGCCCTGCCGGGAGTGACCCATCAATGGACCCGCATCCGCGACTACGCGGCCGAAGTCTCGAACGCACGGATCTGGGGCGGCATCCACTACCGCAACTCCGCGGAAGTGGGGGCGGCCATGGGGCGCCAAATCGGCGAGTGGGCCCTGAAGACGCAGCTCGGGCCACAGGGGACGCCGCGTCCGGCCCGATAG
- a CDS encoding Ldh family oxidoreductase produces the protein MEESETEVRARYRAPDLLAWARALLGRGGLPDERALVVAQVLLEGDLLGHTTHGLDLLPRYLGELDEGRMARTGEPETLSDSGGALTWDGRHLPGPWLVEKAIGAARERLRQHPLVTVVIRRSHHIGCLQAYLKPVTDDGLIILLTCSDPSAGGVTPYGGVAPRITPNPIAAGFPTEAGPVLIDVSMATTSNATARRLFEEGARLPGPWLVDASGRPSDDPAILFGERPGAVMPLGGFDLGYKGFALALLVEALTSGLAGHGRADQPREWGASVFLQIIDPDHFAGRAAFERQTTWLAQFCRTTPVAPGQPAVRLPGEAALARRARQLQDGVVIYPAALPALARRSERLGVPLPTPVRTTAR, from the coding sequence ATGGAGGAGTCCGAAACGGAAGTGCGCGCCCGCTACCGAGCTCCGGACCTGCTCGCTTGGGCGAGGGCACTCCTCGGTCGAGGGGGACTGCCCGACGAGCGCGCGCTCGTCGTTGCCCAGGTGCTCCTAGAGGGCGACTTGCTGGGCCACACGACCCATGGCCTCGACCTCTTGCCGCGGTATCTCGGGGAACTGGACGAAGGACGGATGGCGCGAACGGGAGAACCGGAGACGCTCAGCGACTCCGGGGGGGCCCTTACCTGGGACGGGCGCCACCTGCCCGGACCCTGGCTCGTGGAAAAGGCGATCGGGGCCGCCCGGGAGAGGCTCAGGCAGCACCCCCTGGTGACGGTCGTCATCCGGCGCAGCCACCACATCGGCTGCTTACAGGCCTATCTCAAGCCCGTCACCGATGACGGCCTCATCATCCTGCTGACGTGCTCTGACCCTTCGGCCGGCGGCGTGACGCCCTACGGCGGCGTCGCCCCCCGCATCACGCCCAACCCCATCGCCGCCGGCTTTCCCACCGAAGCTGGCCCCGTGCTCATCGATGTCAGCATGGCGACCACCAGCAACGCCACGGCCCGGAGGCTCTTCGAGGAGGGTGCCCGCCTGCCCGGGCCCTGGCTCGTGGACGCCTCCGGGCGGCCGAGTGACGATCCCGCCATCCTCTTCGGGGAGAGACCGGGGGCGGTGATGCCGCTCGGGGGATTCGACCTGGGGTACAAAGGCTTTGCCTTGGCGCTGTTGGTCGAAGCGCTGACCTCCGGGCTGGCCGGACACGGGCGGGCGGACCAACCCCGCGAGTGGGGTGCTTCGGTCTTTCTGCAGATCATCGATCCCGACCACTTCGCCGGTCGCGCCGCCTTCGAGCGCCAGACCACTTGGCTCGCTCAGTTCTGCCGCACCACGCCCGTGGCTCCCGGCCAACCCGCTGTACGTCTTCCCGGCGAAGCGGCCTTGGCACGGCGCGCGCGACAGCTCCAGGACGGCGTCGTGATCTACCCGGCGGCGCTCCCCGCCCTGGCGCGCCGAAGCGAACGGCTGGGCGTTCCCCTTCCCACCCCCGTCCGGACGACGGCGCGCTGA
- a CDS encoding GAF domain-containing protein, with product MNTDRLLQEVERRLADLDEAHRQEVLDALREEIARERRRVEPSPTMESERQRRVEAETLREVLEAINRQARLEDTIEEVLKQLSRIVAFDYCSIGLLEPDGRFRIIAARGVPEPARVLGTTFGDPLADEIRDQRRVLNLADAEADPRFVPVPGIPPVRSWSGIPLLVEGEVIGLLRLGRERVDPFEEEDLHRAKAVAFSAAAAIRKAQLLEQIRRYATLMEQVVAIDQRVFAGASKEEVARMILEGAGNIGNYTAGLLILQSPRGPVVAAARGEGFVGTEGRLAPGDLAAKAVRRLERGRLLEVGEALGTTLPAQQLYLVPFSTPEAHLGTLALLDPNGASADDRLMESYASRAATAYLYATRERR from the coding sequence ATGAACACCGACCGCCTGCTGCAAGAAGTCGAGAGGCGCCTCGCCGACCTGGACGAGGCCCACCGCCAGGAAGTCCTGGACGCTTTGCGGGAAGAGATCGCCCGTGAGCGGCGCCGGGTGGAGCCCTCTCCGACCATGGAGTCGGAGCGCCAGAGGCGGGTCGAGGCCGAGACCCTGCGGGAGGTTTTGGAGGCGATCAACCGGCAGGCGCGCCTGGAGGACACCATCGAGGAGGTGCTGAAGCAGCTCTCCCGGATCGTGGCCTTCGACTACTGCTCGATCGGGCTACTGGAGCCCGACGGCCGTTTCCGGATCATCGCCGCCCGTGGAGTGCCCGAGCCGGCAAGGGTGCTGGGGACGACCTTCGGGGACCCCCTGGCGGACGAGATCCGCGACCAACGCCGGGTCCTCAACTTGGCCGACGCGGAAGCGGATCCACGCTTCGTCCCCGTTCCTGGGATTCCGCCCGTCCGCTCCTGGTCCGGGATCCCCCTGCTCGTGGAGGGAGAGGTCATCGGTCTCCTCCGTCTGGGGCGGGAGCGGGTGGACCCCTTCGAGGAGGAGGATCTGCACCGCGCGAAGGCAGTGGCTTTTTCGGCCGCCGCCGCCATCCGAAAGGCGCAGCTCCTCGAGCAAATCCGACGCTACGCCACGCTGATGGAACAGGTGGTGGCTATCGACCAAAGGGTCTTCGCGGGCGCAAGCAAGGAAGAGGTGGCCCGCATGATCCTGGAGGGAGCGGGCAACATCGGGAACTACACCGCGGGTCTCCTGATTCTGCAGAGCCCCCGGGGGCCGGTGGTGGCGGCGGCCCGGGGGGAGGGCTTCGTGGGAACGGAAGGGCGGCTGGCACCCGGGGACTTGGCCGCCAAGGCCGTGCGGCGTTTGGAGAGGGGCCGTCTGCTTGAGGTGGGGGAAGCCCTGGGCACCACGCTGCCCGCGCAGCAGCTTTACCTCGTCCCCTTCTCTACCCCGGAGGCCCATCTCGGGACGCTGGCTCTCTTGGATCCCAACGGCGCCAGCGCCGACGACCGGCTGATGGAATCGTACGCGTCGCGGGCCGCCACGGCCTACCTATACGCCACGCGCGAACGTCGCTGA